The Paramisgurnus dabryanus chromosome 17, PD_genome_1.1, whole genome shotgun sequence genome includes the window CGAAGGTTTAGTTTTGTTGACAGTGTTTTAAGAGAGGCACGGTAGCTAAAAAGTTTAGTCCGTCGATGATCTGTTGGTTGTAAATAGTTTAGACTTACACGCTTGTTTTTGCTTTAAAAAGTTACATAGTAACTTTGCCTCGCTGATGAAAGTGGGTTACAAAGTGTCGAAAAGGAAACGGGGATACATTTGATTCCGCCCTTGAATTCTTGAACTGCAACGAGGCGCGTTGCAGTAGTAAATACCGTCCATCAGATGGCGCTTCTCCTTTacaggatagatagatagatagatagatagatagatagatagatagatagatagatagatagatagatagatagatagatagatagatagatagatagatagatagatagaaccAATATTAGAGATTATCTACattaaaaagatttaaacatttgtaagctttacaaattatatatttaatatccAAAATAAGTTTCACATAGTTGTTTATCTAGTTATATTGCACTGCAAATAGTCATAAATATTTAATACTTTAGTATTTATATTTCGTGCGGCTTGAATTTTACTATATTTACTATAGAAATGTACTATCCTCAAGGTTGTTTCATTCACAATATTGACGCCACACGGGCTGTATACAAAACATTAGCGTCATCTTGTGGACACTTTAATGTCGTGCTATATTCATGTATAGGAAAAAGTAGGGCTTACTAGTTGGAATTATTTATAGTATTTTACTTCATCCTGAAAAATTTCATCTGTCGAGATGAGTTCAGAAAATCTGGACCGTGCCTTCGGTGTTCAAATAAATCTGCGCCATTGTGCTTTGTTGTGGCGTGGCAGTATATGAAGTGtaaattataaaacaatatattaattttgttttagtcatattttgtAACAGACGATGTTGACAATGACTAATAGAAAATTGACTGTCAATTAAAGCGCATGGTCATATCGCATAGTCACGTAGTTCACGTAGCGTTTGATTGAATCGGAAGTGATCTGAGAGGTGACGTGTGATCGACCTCATGCGGTGCTGCGCAGAGGCTTCGGCATGCTAcatcacagtatcgcgagagcgagccAGCTGAagtgctctcgcggtactttgatgtcgcAATCAGATCGGTTGCGCAGCATGCAGTGAAACAGACCTCCAGTGACGCTATATACAACTTCCAGTGAATCACTGGAAGTAGATATTACACAAAACGCGATAGACCACATCCTCACAACGAGTTTTTGAAGACAACAGTGGACTAACAGATCAACATTTTCTTACAGAATTAATAATGAAATTCTTTACGTTGTTGGCGTTTGCGCTGGCTAGCATCCACGTGACAACAGGAGGGTCAGCTGAGAACAGGTGTTTCTGTAAGGTGAGAGTTTATCATCCACAACAACAGGCACGATATAACACAtcatttatttctcaaaaaCGGGAACGTCGTATGTCGTGGTTTGTTGGATATGCGTGGTAGTAGCATagcattctttaaaaaacaacttttgtATTCTTTAAAGTACCATATAGATACCACGTTACTGAATAGGGCAATCATTGTGTGCTATGGTGTATCAAAATATAATAATACAATGTGATACAATCTCAATACCACTTTCCTATGTGTAATAGAGAAATATAATGTTTGTTGCAGGTTACTGGAACCCTGGATGACTGCGCATGTGATGTTGAGACCATTGACAGTTTCAACAATAGAGAGATCTTTCCCAAACTGCAAAAACTGCTTTCATCTGATTATTTCAGGTTTTACAAGGTTGTTTTCACGgacattataacaacattaacaaaaatattttgtgtgtgtgttttttgttgttgttttgcccTCTTCCTGTGATTTTTCAGTGTCTAACATTTGGTAATATAATCACCAGGTGAATCTAAACAACCCGTGTCCATTCTGGACCGATCACAGTCAGTGTGGACTTAAATACTGTGCTGTGAAACCATGCACACCTGTAAGCTGTTTTTATTGTATcactttatattatattaaagacTTTGGAACAAAAGATGAACCGTGTCTCTTTCTGTTTAGGATGAAGTACCCGAGAGCATTAAATCCAGCAGTTATAAGGTAAGTGTGTTCACTTTAGTGTAAATAAGAAAGTGATGTAGTGTATTTTCAAACATGTTAGTGCTGAATATTTCCTGTTTCATTATAGTATTCGGCAGAAGCCGATCAGGATGTAGAACGGTGTGAGATGGCAGAGAAACTCGGAGCTGTCAATGCTTCCCTAAGGTATTACATATGTTTCTTACATGCTGTTTGTTATTGGTTactgcagtgtttcccaaccactGTGCCGGGGCACACTAGTGTGTCGTGACCGCTTGTTTGGTGTGCCGTGGAAAATAACACTGCCACAGTGTTTGAGAAACCGCTCGAAGCTAACTACCAGGTTTCTGAGTTGGTCACAGATGTGTGTCACAATTTCAGCCAGGATATcacctttgtgttcatcaaaacaagatcaagtttcacattaaatgcgAGTACTAAATTTAATACAGTATAATACTCCCGTTTAACAaatcatttaaaggggacagagaatgaaaaaaattttttactttgtctttgttaaataatggtagtttacccgcattcacgaacatacaaaaagtgcagacatgctaaacatctcagtctcatagaaattcctcttttagaaatgtcagccagaaaatggcccgatctgaaaaactgatgcttatgacatcacgggcatctcactgcccctccactttaaaataattggctacattttttgagtggcagcaaagtcagccaatcagtaatgagattgcaagttattTGCAAtaacacttgtttaaaatcccccaccgtaatagagctatctgagagaggtttttaggaagcttctaaggcattacagacccaaactaattttttgtctacatgtcacatcacagaacaaggataaagaccccgttcaatcattctatgtcacctttaagcaTTGCAATACAGGTTTGTGCAGTTCTGTTAATGCTTATTATGAAAGTGGTGtgctgtatgatttttttttacttatcaaAACTGTGCCGTGGCAGAAAAAAGGTTGGGAGACACTGGGTTACTGTACAACTTAAAAGGACAGTTTacgcaaaaaacaacaacttacGCCAAATATATTCAATAAAacaggagctggaaaatgagcatattttcaaaaaaagttttttttactgtCCATACACCCAGAATACTCTTAGTTTTATCATGTTGCAAAATTATGTGAGTTCTTACTCCGTGTTTGAATGTGTAGTGATGAGACGCGTCAGGCGCTAAGTGAATGGAAGAAACATGATGATGAGTCTGACCGTTTCTGCATGTTGGATGGTAAGTTGGTAACTTGCTTTTAATCTGTTGTGTCTGATAAATAGCAAATACATACCATACCATATCATTTGTATGTAAAAGGCAGCAaacattgatttatttatatatttattttttagatgAAGACTCCCCTGAGTCACAGTATGTCGATCTCCTGTTGAACCCTGAGCGCTTCACAGGTTATAAAGGACCAGAGGCATGGAGGATATGGAACAGCATATACGAGGAGAATTGTTTCAAGTAAAACGTCACGATAACAGCTACCATAACATTAACCTTTGCTCACAAGTCCTGTAAAAATCACCATTGTGTTTTCTTAAACTTACAGACCGTATTCAGTTAAACGTCCACTGAATCCTTTGATGTCTAACAGCGGTAAGCATCTATTATTTATATGTATTCTTggcatttttttgtctttttcgcAATCTGATCTCTCTCTTCCCTCTTTTCCTTTAGGAGACATTGATGGTAATATTACATTTCTCCAATACAAGGTTTTGTTATTTCTTCAGCTAGAAACTGACAAGCATACTTCTTATTTACTGTAAGGTCAGGGATTCCACCGTTGGTTGGAAGGTAAGTTTCTGCACAAAAAGtaagtttttttcactaaatcaagtttttattttgtaatcattattCGTTGTTGATTTCTCTAGGTTTATGTGTCGAAAAGCGAGCTTTCTTCAGGCTGATTTCAGGACTTCATTCCAGTATAAACGTACACCTGAGTGCCAGATACCTTCTAGATGGTGAATCCCTTATTTTCATTAAGTTCTTTTATCAGATAGAAACAAACTAAACATTTTGCATTGTGTAACTtctagaaggatctcttgacagacatccaataaaatatacataactttattattagtggtgtataaagaccttacataatgttACATAACACAGtatttattaccttagaatgagccgtttctatttacagtacatacatacactgcaggtccccttacatggaagtcgctgtTATGTTTGTACAGAAGCCTTAAACAGACAAACTATTCTATAGAGCATGTTTGTCattatggccctgtcccaaatggcacactacggacttgtggtcctcctcagagtccacactttgatgacatcatagaGTGCAGACTATAGGGACCCTtaatgcgagtccacgtgggtgcaccagagtcgtattttggacagactcgagcgtcacgccggaaataggacgagaagttgcccgtcagtgtgaactcctcccttccatcGTCTGATtgctctgattgctctttcgcaaggatttctgggttggtaaagtgtgcAAAGCCATCTGCAGTGCATCAAAGgggcaaagggggcgctgatgagcacacttcaaagcataaaaatgacagatgggacaccctacggactcataGACTAAGTGAGCAtgtgcaatttaaggccacaagaccgaaagtccacatgaagtgcgccatttgtgACAGGGcctatgttgttttaaacgacAATGTATTTGTCCTGTGGAGCccactgtagcttctctatgcgttttgaaaggagaggtgagctgtggactgagcctttggttgcaattcacattcccaccactagatgccactaaaaatctacacagtggatcTTTAAAgatgacatatcatgaaaatctaactttttccatgtttaaaggtggggtgcatgatctctgaaagccaatgctgacatttgaaatcacctaaacaaacacgcccctacctcaatagaatctggaccttcttttgatagacccgcctcacacatacgcaacccaggcaacgatgtcagttagtagacatgccccttactgctgattggctacaagtgtgttttggtactcggcccgactctttttttttcaaagtgttttttttttaattaaatcatgcaccccgcctttaagtgctataattgggtccccagtgcttccatcaacctagaaaatgtgaaaaagaacaacccagtaacttagatttggtaaaccattatctgcaaacgtttaaaaaaatagataattgaaatttggctccccttgtgatgtcagaaggggataataccgccccttaaaaAGTTtcctatatggtattttgagctagaacttcacatatgtactctggtgACACCTAAGATATTACATGTTAAAAAAAGGATTTTGAAATGTCCCCCTAAATTCAAGATTCTATTATTGATAGAAATGCCACTAGATTTTCTCTAGAACCTTTGACTAAAAGTAGACACTTGAAATCACTTTGTGACCTTTGTGTCTGAAATGTTTTGATTTCGATTGCATAGAGAACTGGTTCGAGATGCAGTGGGGTCACAATGTCTCCGAGTTCCAGGTGAGGTTTGACGAGGAGCTGACAAAAGGGGAGGGGCCAAAGAGACTACGTAACCTCTACTTTCTGTACCTCATTGAACTGCGTGCTCTGGCAAAAGTCCTCCCTTTTTTCGAGCATCCCTCCTTCCATTTCTACACCGGTCAGCCAGTGCAGGATGCAGAAAACAAGAAAATGCTTTTAGAGCTCCTCCAAGTGGCAAAGTAAGAGAATTGCATGAAAAGTATAAAACCACCAAGGTACAAATGTGACCCAGCCTGTCATCGTATACAATATAAATTGcattatgtaaaaatataacctttttATCTTTAATACTATGACCATGTAAATTCAAACGGATAATCCTTGTATCATAATTACATTACACACagggtgattttaatgtttaagttgaatattttatatcttattctttatttatagaACGTTTCCACTGCATTTCGATGAAACCACACTATTTGCGGGAAATACAGAGGAAGCTATGAAACTAAAAGTGAGTGTCTCTTGAAACATGCATTAACCCTGTCACATAAATGCATATGTTAATAAAGTTGCTTCTTTGTCCTGGCATTAGGAGGACTTTAAGCTCACCTTTAAGAACATCTCACGGATCATGGACTGTGTCGAATGTTTTAAATGCAGACTTTGGGGCAAATTGCAggtaatataacaatttaacTTGCTTGTAAAAAGAGTGTTTGAATGTAACAACCAGTTGCATTGATATGTGAACGACTATGAACGTCTATTGTAGACACAAGGCCTGGGAACAGCTCTGAAAATCCTCTTCTCAGAAAGGCAAATAGAAACCATGCCCAGCACAAGCAACACCAGTCCCTCTTTTCAGCTCAGTCGGCAGGAGATCGTCTCTCTGTTTAATGCTTTCGGAAGGTACATCATTCAGAAAATAGCTTTTCAGAGATCATTACGTGTTCGAATGGCTTTTGGTAAcattgttttttgttgttgttgttgtttcagAATCTCCACAAGTGTCAGAGAATTGGAGAATTTTCGATCGTTGTTGTCAAAGCTGAAACAGTGACGGAAAGAAATCAAGCACACTTATTAATCATGACACAGTTGTCGCCTTCAGGATCGATAAATGTTTGCCCTTAGAAACGGGTTTTATAGATGAACTCCTAGATTTGTTGTATCCTGAAGGAACAGAGCACTTTAGTCTCAACACTGTTATGTGGAATTATTCTGCACTATTACACATGAAAATATATGTTTGTTAAATGTATTACTTGCATAGGAAGGTATTGTATTTGGCATCCCAAAGTGAAAGTTTACAGGAACTCAAAAAGCTTTCTTATTCATAATTATATAGTTCAAAATGGTTTACATTCATCACATTTGTATCAAATTTTGACATCACAATTTATCACaatgtttgtatattttgcagattttttaagttatttctTCATTGAGATATGACTGAAATATTCAAGTACATCTATTAAAGTACAAAATTTAAAGTGCAATCATATTGGCTTTCGTTTCAActtattaaaaacataagaGTTGAGTTGAAAACTAagtaaaaaattgaaaatgCTTAACTTATTGAGAAAAGATTAtataatttaaagggatagttcacccaaaaatgtaaattctgtcaGGTTTTTAACAATTATgagagaatttttatttttgggtgaactatctctttaaaaaaaaatgtaatatttgaaaatattaataataagttGTATTAGCCAATTTGATTGTACTTTAAAgaagcaaaatattttttacagtatatttactGAACTATGTGCATTATTATGTGCATCATAATTGATTTTCATAAACATTCCTGACTTTTTTATGCTCTTGTGTTTTAGTCTGTGTGTTGCATCTCTGTATCACATCTATTTGtcagatttttatttaaagtgactgAAGGTACACATTTCATCGGTACAATATGTGATTTCTGAGTATGGAGTTCATAACCTTAGGATTGTTATCGGCTTACTCTTTAGTCTTAAGATTCAGGGTGTAGCATTTAAAAGTTTAAGggtcagtttcccagacagggttttgTTTATTCCAACActtttttacaataaaacattactgatgtgcattttgagataaaacaatatggcactgatatatgtaaaGTTGTTAGTACAACTCAAATGAGCATTTTAGCCTGCTACTAGGATAAGCTCCATCTcagaaaccgcccctaaatgttttaatttaaacctgAATTCATCAGctcataatttatatttttgcatttggcTGATGCTTGTGActaacagtgcattacaaagtagacgtttatatcagtgtgtttcttggattcaaacccatgaccttatgAGCTACTAAAGCAAAGCTCTTCCAAAGGATTATAATGCAGAgcgaaatcaaactttgacatTGGGATATTTTCTCTGGACAGTAGACCTCTGATTCACAAGGAACTCTGCCCTAATTTATTCTGTTTCCAAGGATTCAATTTGACTTAACCACTACAAATTCAATTGTGGCCAGAAGTTCAGCCAAGAAACAGAAACACAATTAGAGTTGGGTTCTCCAGAGAAATGCACGCTggaattttaaaacaaaaacacaagatACAGGAATGTTTTCGGTTTTAGAGTTTAAAAATGTGCTATAAATCGTAATTTTTtaacaatgtaaacaaaatttttggtgtttaatttttttctgtaagCTTGGTTATATTTAAGGTGTACTTTTGttgcaaacttttttttttttacttgtaattgtattttttattgatATAGCTGCAACATACACTACTCAACAACACAACTGTAGTCAGTTACGCTGTAAATTAGTTTGCTTCTATTTTTTAAGTGTTATCAACTTGGATTCACAAGTAATTtcaacttaaaggaaaacaccacctttttttcatattttactatgttcttacctcaacatagattaattaatacatacctatcttttttcaatgcatgcacttaatctttgtacagcgtgtcgtgaatgtgttagcatttagcctagccccattcattccttaggatccaaacagggatgaatttagaagccaccaaacatttccatgttttccctattttaagtctgttacatgagtagttacacgagtaagtatggtaacacaaaataaaacgtttgtTTGGATcataaggaatgaatggggctatgctaaatgctaatacattCAAGAGGCCCTGTACAAAGATTATGTGcacgcattgataaaagataggtatgtattaatttgtctaaattgatataagaacaaagtaaaatattgaaaaattttggtgttttcctttaaagggatactccagcaaaatatcaaaattaccccttTCCAATAATGGGAGAAAActgggaacaacttctgactaaACCccccttcacagaagtaatccatgcatctccaaggggttaataaaggtcttctgtgggtaatcaaGGTGAttgtgtaagaaaaatatccatatttcaaattttataaactataacaactagcttccggtaacaacgccatcttggactcacgcGATTCACTGGAGTCACTGCTCATGGCAACAAGGGCTCATTAAACTGGCATGAATGCAACATGGCGCTGATACAAGAACTTATCACTAGTCAAGATTTAAAAGGTTGAaagttgaatttacttgtaTATCCAAAttgattatacttaaaaatTATATGTATTACAGTGagtttaacataaaaaacaacCAAGACAATGAGACAAATACCTTTTTTAAACAGtgcaataaaacattttttaatggTAGCACTTGTGTACATCTTTAATAGTTTATGACCACGGGTAAACAAGTTACATTCATGGGCCacgaacaaaacattttttaaaaatcataataAAAGGCTTTACTTGCTCTTTCGCAAGACACAAGAATCATTAAATTTCACAGTAACATTTTTTTCAAACCAGACTCGCATTTATAACTTAAAACTCATACACAACCTCTCGTTTATGCCAAGAAATGGCGCTGAATCATGTCGAATGGACCGCAATCCCTTCAACTATAAATCAGCATTGATCTCTCACAACTGTTCAGTCCTACCTGAATATCTTTACACACATGCTACACAACAGCTGGAAAACAAGTTAGGGAATAAAGTGTTTCGAGGCGGACTTAAAATATTCAATAAAATCATTCACCACTTTTTCATACCAGATAAACAAAACCCAGCATGATTACAGttaaaataatacagaaacataaaaacatCCAATTTTAGAGCAGATGTGTAAGTCTGGGATGGATACAGCTACGGGCAAAAATTTGACAGATGagtgctgttttcatcctaatcctaccgcCAAACCTACCCTTAAATCAAAGATTAGCCAGTTTTTGGCCATAGCTGTATTCCATAGCCATTAACAACTTATACATTGTATGTAATATAAGCTCTCTAAAACATTGAAAGTGAAATGGACCCATCTAATGATTGCTTTAGCCAAATGATTGTTTTTAAGCAAATGAAATGATAAAATTAgcccaaaaatatttttcttctgctaaaaaactaaacaattcATTTTCGGGGAAGCCAGATGAAATACAATCGTAAAGGAATGATGATGTAAAGCTTATAAATCACGATACAAACATCGATTTTGTGCAACACGTTTTCTCTGAGAAAATTAAATGATGGCACCTTTCGAGAGAATGATATGTTTGATACAGTGAACTGGATATGCATATCACTAAATATACGCGGGTAGTCGGTTTGAAATGATCTTCACTGAAAGTACCTCAACGTTAGACAGTGTAAGTAGAATTAGTCTTCTATTCGTGCCCTATACATTCAAATACACCATAGGCGTCAGTCCAGGACAAAATCACAATGCATTTCTCACCTCTCACGTTCTCCACATTTAGGAAATCTGCTGAGGATATTTACTGTAACATGGAGGGAATAGCCTGGATTTAAACGTGGCTCTTTGGCAAAGTAATtacatgtcaaaaaaaaaaaaaacattaaagagaGAATCACATGAATTTCATGTGTAGTGCACATATTGGGTCCCAGTACCACGACACCAGATACAGAAAATTACGAATTCTAGGACGTTCTGTCACTTGGTCTTCAAAAACCTTGAGGCTCTTTCACAAAGAGTGCGTACAGTATGTACAAAGCGTTCAACACCTGTTATCCTATTCCTCCAAATATGAAATACAGGCCCACAATAAGTGCAAAAACCACATCCAAACTCGCAGGAGTGTCCATGTGCCGAAGTTTTAGATCGCTGCGCTTGCTGGGCCAATGCCTCGTAGAGGGCGGGTCAATTGAATAAAGGGGAAGACAACCACAAGCGCTGCTCAAAGGTGTCCTGTGGTCTTAGAGCCATCTCCTCAGCGTTAATTCTGAGGGGTGGCGTAGTGTGTCTGGGTGGGCGAGTAGTAATTTTGGGGGGTGGAATAGTAATTGTGGTGTTGATTGGTCTGAATGTTGCCGTAAGCGAAGAGGAGGGGGGCGGTTGAGGTTTGGGGTCCATTCAGCAGGTGAGGGATCCCCGTCAGGCTGCTGTTCCTCTTGATCGAGCCGTACCAACCTGGACCCGTCTGCGGCGTGGATGACGCGATACTGCTGGAAAACAGAAGTGAAGACATATTTAGATCACCTAATTTTCAGGATGTCAAAGTACATTCGGATTGACCTGAGCATTATTTAatgatgaatgaatacatttttacacGGACACTCGTAAAAGAACActcataaattaaaataaaggtgcttcatgatGCCACAGAGAAAGTACTTTGGGctaaatggttccataaagaacctttaaagcAATACTCTAGcccaggagtggggaaccctgggtcctggagggccactgtcctgcagagtttagttccaaccctcatcaaacacacctgaatttaatttcaaagtaatcctgaagacttgaattagattttcaggtgtgtttaattaggtttggaactaaactctgcaggacagtggccctccaggaccagggttccccacccctgctccATTATACATGTGTCCATCTCCTTTCAGATTAACACATTTAGAGTTATTTAAGTAAATGTCCTTGCCCAAGAAAGTGCATCCATTCTTCACAGAAATAATCCACACAGCTCcaaaggggttaataaaggttttcTACCGGTAATCGATGCGAttgttttaagaaaaatatccatactttaaactttataaactagcttctggtaacgATGCCATCTTGGAGTTGCGATTGGCGAGTGTCACTATGCTAAAACTCGTGCGAGAATCCAAG containing:
- the ero1a gene encoding ERO1-like protein alpha, giving the protein MKFFTLLAFALASIHVTTGGSAENRCFCKVTGTLDDCACDVETIDSFNNREIFPKLQKLLSSDYFRFYKVNLNNPCPFWTDHSQCGLKYCAVKPCTPDEVPESIKSSSYKYSAEADQDVERCEMAEKLGAVNASLSDETRQALSEWKKHDDESDRFCMLDDEDSPESQYVDLLLNPERFTGYKGPEAWRIWNSIYEENCFKPYSVKRPLNPLMSNSGDIDGQGFHRWLEGLCVEKRAFFRLISGLHSSINVHLSARYLLDENWFEMQWGHNVSEFQVRFDEELTKGEGPKRLRNLYFLYLIELRALAKVLPFFEHPSFHFYTGQPVQDAENKKMLLELLQVAKTFPLHFDETTLFAGNTEEAMKLKEDFKLTFKNISRIMDCVECFKCRLWGKLQTQGLGTALKILFSERQIETMPSTSNTSPSFQLSRQEIVSLFNAFGRISTSVRELENFRSLLSKLKQ